Proteins encoded by one window of Blautia argi:
- a CDS encoding response regulator transcription factor, producing the protein MKILLVDDEREEREGISWLIEKYKYPLEIMQAANGKEALKCIENHKIDILFTDVKMPIMNGLDLAKKVHETRPETKIIIFSAYGEFSYAKQALEAHAVSYLLKPIEIEEFQKVMISVMQSIHEESEEDQRLQTAELQNRRNLLYKVFSSGRIERKEEEKVVQALGVEQGEACRFVDIEFTENFFEEHEEIFLRFLKMYLGERVSYLEMYPNEGYLIVRDNRFLSGNDLQKQMEKFLRDLQRRTKSEAVVIISETVEQAEDLREQLQKIHTIQAELFGYGNRIISVRNYYSETEHYAQDAESAGKQMLQAIESMDTELISRQNRQLIKVVASLDNVSKIYLQNLLYTIVKAIYDKIPKMEFEEALALAEALFQARSLNAMLEVYERAIEKLLNFLERDVQDDSRIIQKIKNLIEKEYTKDISLNYVADNVNLTPAYVSYIFKKETGQTLVKYVTDMKMVKAKKMLEEGNLKIVQVARICGYENQSYFNRLFKNYYGITPKQLREKI; encoded by the coding sequence ATGAAAATATTATTAGTAGATGATGAGAGGGAAGAACGGGAAGGAATTTCCTGGCTCATAGAGAAATACAAATATCCTCTTGAAATTATGCAGGCTGCCAATGGGAAAGAAGCGTTAAAATGCATAGAGAATCATAAGATTGATATTTTATTTACAGATGTGAAAATGCCCATTATGAATGGTCTGGACCTGGCAAAGAAGGTTCATGAAACAAGACCGGAAACGAAAATTATTATTTTCAGCGCTTATGGAGAATTCAGCTATGCGAAACAGGCTCTTGAGGCTCATGCAGTCAGTTATCTGCTGAAACCTATAGAAATAGAAGAATTCCAAAAAGTGATGATTTCTGTTATGCAGTCCATTCATGAGGAGAGTGAGGAAGATCAGAGGCTGCAGACGGCAGAACTTCAAAATCGCAGAAATTTGCTTTACAAAGTATTCAGTTCCGGAAGAATAGAGAGAAAGGAGGAGGAAAAAGTAGTTCAGGCTCTTGGAGTAGAGCAGGGAGAAGCCTGTCGCTTCGTGGATATAGAATTTACAGAAAATTTTTTTGAAGAACATGAGGAGATTTTTCTCAGATTTCTGAAAATGTATTTGGGAGAAAGAGTTTCTTATCTGGAGATGTATCCAAATGAGGGATATCTGATTGTCAGAGATAACCGGTTTTTGTCAGGAAATGATCTGCAAAAACAAATGGAAAAGTTTCTTCGTGATTTACAAAGACGGACAAAAAGCGAAGCAGTGGTTATTATCAGCGAAACTGTAGAGCAGGCAGAAGACTTGCGGGAACAGCTGCAGAAAATCCATACCATACAGGCAGAGTTATTCGGATATGGGAATCGAATCATCAGTGTCAGAAATTATTACAGTGAAACAGAACATTACGCACAGGACGCAGAGAGCGCAGGCAAGCAGATGCTGCAGGCCATTGAATCCATGGATACCGAATTAATAAGCAGACAGAACCGGCAGTTAATAAAAGTAGTGGCTTCTTTGGACAATGTCAGTAAGATTTATCTGCAGAATCTTCTCTATACAATTGTTAAGGCGATTTATGACAAAATTCCCAAAATGGAATTTGAAGAAGCGCTGGCGCTGGCAGAAGCCCTGTTTCAGGCGAGGAGTCTGAACGCCATGCTTGAGGTGTATGAGCGGGCGATTGAAAAATTGCTGAATTTTCTGGAGCGAGATGTACAGGACGATTCCAGGATTATCCAAAAAATAAAAAATCTGATAGAAAAAGAATATACAAAGGACATCAGCTTAAACTATGTTGCGGATAATGTAAATCTGACCCCGGCTTATGTCAGCTACATATTTAAAAAGGAAACAGGGCAGACCCTGGTGAAATATGTTACAGATATGAAAATGGTGAAGGCAAAGAAAATGCTGGAGGAAGGAAATCTGAAAATTGTCCAGGTGGCACGGATATGCGGTTATGAAAATCAGTCCTACTTTAATCGCTTATTTAAGAATTATTATGGCATTACGCCCAAGCAGCTGAGAGAAAAAATATGA
- a CDS encoding HAD family hydrolase, whose translation MLKKYKAIFFDWDGTAVLSRKASAREAIEAMRPLLQKGIKLVIVSGTTIENIAGGKLECFFTEAELENLYLGLGRGAYNYTFRDGKPYVFKSMVPPKQELLKIHRICFEIHQELKEKYNFDTDIVFSRPNYCKIDIMVENQRGENLFMQEDELGRLKTALKEHGIEEGLQGLMRLAEKTGKKYGIEVCPTCDAKYLEVGVTSKSHNVDCILEQICRDGEILPEDCAYWGDEYLGIEDGIFGSDSFMRTERSQKGDFFDVSEASGIRPEGVLEVGGGVEKFLGFLHEQN comes from the coding sequence ATGTTGAAAAAATATAAAGCAATATTTTTTGACTGGGACGGAACAGCCGTATTATCCAGAAAGGCGTCGGCAAGGGAAGCGATAGAAGCTATGCGCCCTCTGCTTCAAAAAGGCATAAAACTGGTGATTGTCAGTGGTACCACGATAGAAAATATTGCCGGCGGAAAGCTGGAATGTTTCTTTACAGAAGCAGAATTGGAAAATTTGTATCTGGGATTGGGAAGAGGCGCTTATAATTATACATTTCGTGACGGGAAGCCCTATGTTTTCAAAAGTATGGTACCGCCAAAGCAGGAACTTTTAAAGATTCACAGAATTTGTTTTGAGATTCATCAGGAATTAAAAGAAAAATATAATTTCGATACAGATATTGTATTCAGCAGACCCAACTACTGCAAAATAGATATTATGGTAGAAAATCAGAGAGGCGAAAATCTGTTTATGCAGGAAGATGAACTGGGACGTCTGAAAACAGCTTTGAAAGAACATGGAATTGAGGAAGGGCTGCAGGGTCTTATGAGGCTGGCTGAGAAAACAGGAAAAAAATACGGAATTGAGGTATGTCCCACCTGTGACGCAAAATATCTGGAAGTTGGAGTCACAAGCAAGAGCCACAATGTAGACTGTATTTTAGAACAGATTTGCAGGGACGGTGAGATTTTACCCGAAGATTGTGCTTATTGGGGTGATGAGTATCTGGGAATTGAAGACGGTATTTTTGGAAGCGACAGTTTTATGAGGACCGAAAGAAGTCAAAAAGGAGATTTTTTTGATGTTTCAGAAGCATCAGGGATAAGACCGGAAGGAGTGCTTGAGGTAGGCGGCGGTGTGGAAAAGTTTTTGGGATTTCTGCATGAACAAAATTAG